One genomic window of Prochlorococcus sp. MIT 0603 includes the following:
- a CDS encoding DNA-directed RNA polymerase subunit beta', translating into MTSTSPKPRKSSAKRRKASKKKSAKLNDITPLSLTPPSFRNCVVDKKTLKQLVAWTYKNHGTAVTSAMADNLKDLGFKYATQAAVSISVDDLKVPEAKQDLLGQAEEQITATEECYRLGEITEVERHTKVIDTWTETNERLVDAVKKNFNQNDPLNSVWMMANSGARGNMSQVRQLVGMRGLMANPQGEIIDLPIRTNFREGLTVTEYVISSYGARKGLVDTALRTADSGYLTRRLVDVAQDVIVREEDCGTVRAILVKAEDGRFGSRLVGRLSAEDIRDSEDALLVKRDQAIDPELSRNIEKAKIDGVMVRSPLTCEASRSVCRKCYGWALAHNQLVDLGEAVGIIAAQSIGEPGTQLTMRTFHTGGVSTAETGVVRSHISGKVEFGPKARIRGYRTPHGVEAQQAELDFLLTIHPTEKGKAQKIEISSGSLLFVENGQEIDSDVTVAQIATGAVKKSVEKATKDVICDLAGQVRYEEVIQPKEVTDRQGNVTLKAQRLGRLWVLAGDVYNLPPNAKPVVKTNIKVHEGQVLAEASQSSEFGGEVRLRDSIGDSREVQIVTTSMTLKDFKLLEESNHSGEIWNLEAQDETRYRLNSIPGSKISHSEIIAELSDDRFKTKTGGLVKYAPGLTIKKARSAKNGFEVSNGGSLLWVPQETHEINKDISLLMIQDRQWIEAGTEVVKDIFSQTAGIVTVTQKNDILREIIVRSGQFHASTDTKALDRFSDEGQMVNPGETIAKGLKADSMVFVQTVETSEGKGFLLRPVEEFTIPDEAQLPELIHVKQSKGPSLGLRATQRLGFKDGELIKSVEGVELLKTQLILETFDTTPQMTVDVEETVDEKDKTIKRLRLVILESILVRRDTISDSSHGSTHTELQIKDQQLVEAGDVVATTQILCKEKGIVQLPEMHEGEPIRRLIVERQEDTIAIKSHSKPLVKVGQRVIDGDLLSKDQPINSCGEIEAVKDDKVTLRLGRPYMVSPDSVLHVKNGDLVQRGDGLALLVFERQKTGDIVQGLPRIEELLEARRPRESAILCKRRGVVEISQETDDETVVVKVIESDDAIEEYPILFGKNVMVSHSQEVSAGELLTDGPINPHELLECFFGDLRDRKPLMEAAQESIAKLQHQLVTEVQNVYKSQGVSIDDKHIEVIVRQMTSKVRIEDAGDTTLLPGELIEIRQVEDTNQAISITGGAPAEFTPVLLGITKASLNTDSFISAASFQETTRVLTEAAIEGKSDWLRGLKENVIIGRLIPAGTGFSGFVEELRAEAGPHPDILAEDPAGYRRIQNLRPDYTVEMPASPAAANLTSVLMDDPSDEDLEATRSRHGIDPSTSNFAAFVRPSGDDQSPEDQMPDPAALEGLQEEGLLSDE; encoded by the coding sequence ATGACTTCTACTTCTCCCAAACCTCGCAAGTCCTCAGCCAAACGCAGAAAAGCTTCTAAGAAAAAGTCAGCGAAGCTCAATGACATTACACCACTTTCCCTCACTCCTCCATCATTTCGTAATTGTGTAGTTGATAAAAAGACCCTTAAGCAATTAGTTGCATGGACATATAAAAATCATGGTACTGCTGTTACTTCTGCAATGGCAGATAATCTAAAGGACTTGGGGTTTAAATATGCGACACAGGCTGCAGTCTCTATATCGGTAGACGATTTGAAAGTACCAGAAGCTAAACAAGATTTATTGGGTCAAGCAGAGGAGCAAATTACTGCCACTGAAGAATGTTATCGACTCGGTGAAATCACTGAGGTAGAGCGTCATACGAAGGTAATAGATACATGGACTGAAACTAACGAGAGATTAGTCGATGCTGTTAAAAAGAATTTTAATCAAAACGACCCGTTGAATTCAGTGTGGATGATGGCTAACTCTGGAGCCAGAGGGAATATGTCTCAAGTTCGTCAGCTGGTAGGCATGAGAGGTCTTATGGCTAATCCACAAGGTGAAATTATAGATTTACCAATTCGAACTAATTTCAGGGAGGGACTTACTGTTACCGAATATGTAATTTCTTCTTATGGTGCTCGTAAAGGACTTGTTGATACTGCCTTGAGAACAGCAGATTCAGGTTATTTGACAAGACGTTTAGTGGATGTTGCTCAAGATGTAATTGTAAGAGAGGAAGATTGTGGCACTGTTCGAGCGATTCTTGTTAAGGCAGAAGACGGTCGATTTGGGAGCCGTCTCGTTGGACGATTGAGTGCTGAGGATATTCGTGATAGTGAAGATGCTTTGCTTGTTAAACGAGATCAAGCTATTGATCCAGAGCTTTCTCGTAATATTGAAAAAGCAAAAATTGATGGCGTAATGGTGCGTTCACCGCTTACTTGTGAGGCGTCACGATCTGTTTGTCGTAAATGTTATGGATGGGCTCTTGCTCATAATCAATTAGTTGATCTAGGAGAAGCTGTTGGAATTATTGCTGCACAGTCAATTGGCGAACCAGGTACTCAATTGACAATGAGAACTTTCCATACTGGGGGAGTTTCTACAGCGGAAACTGGAGTAGTTCGTTCTCATATCTCAGGCAAAGTTGAATTTGGGCCTAAAGCACGTATTCGTGGCTATAGGACACCTCATGGAGTTGAAGCTCAGCAGGCAGAACTTGATTTCTTGTTAACCATTCATCCAACTGAAAAAGGCAAGGCTCAAAAAATAGAGATATCTAGTGGATCATTGCTCTTTGTAGAGAATGGTCAAGAGATTGATTCTGATGTGACCGTTGCTCAAATAGCTACCGGTGCAGTCAAGAAGAGCGTGGAAAAAGCTACTAAGGATGTGATTTGTGATTTAGCTGGTCAAGTTCGTTATGAAGAAGTTATTCAGCCTAAAGAAGTTACTGATAGACAAGGGAATGTAACTCTCAAGGCCCAAAGGCTTGGTAGGCTTTGGGTTTTAGCAGGTGATGTATACAACCTCCCACCCAATGCAAAACCTGTTGTTAAAACGAACATTAAGGTTCACGAAGGACAGGTTTTAGCTGAGGCTAGCCAGTCCAGTGAATTTGGAGGTGAAGTACGCCTTCGCGATTCTATTGGAGACTCCAGAGAAGTACAGATCGTTACAACGTCTATGACTTTGAAGGATTTTAAATTACTTGAAGAGTCAAATCATTCAGGGGAGATATGGAATCTTGAAGCACAAGATGAAACGCGTTATCGATTGAACTCTATTCCTGGAAGTAAGATTAGTCATTCTGAAATTATTGCCGAATTATCTGATGATCGCTTTAAGACTAAGACAGGTGGTTTAGTCAAATATGCCCCAGGTCTAACTATTAAGAAAGCTAGATCGGCAAAGAATGGCTTCGAAGTTAGCAATGGAGGTTCTTTGTTGTGGGTGCCTCAAGAAACTCATGAAATTAATAAGGATATCTCCTTGTTAATGATTCAAGATCGTCAGTGGATTGAAGCTGGTACAGAAGTTGTTAAGGATATTTTTAGCCAAACGGCAGGAATAGTCACTGTTACACAAAAAAATGACATTCTTAGAGAAATTATTGTTAGAAGTGGTCAGTTTCATGCTTCTACGGATACGAAGGCGTTAGATCGTTTCAGTGATGAAGGCCAAATGGTTAATCCTGGCGAGACAATTGCAAAAGGCTTAAAAGCTGATTCAATGGTATTTGTTCAGACGGTTGAGACAAGTGAAGGCAAAGGATTTTTGTTAAGGCCAGTTGAAGAATTCACAATACCTGATGAAGCTCAATTACCAGAGCTTATACACGTTAAACAATCTAAAGGACCTTCTTTAGGATTGAGGGCTACTCAAAGGCTTGGATTTAAAGATGGTGAACTAATAAAATCTGTAGAGGGTGTTGAATTATTGAAAACTCAATTAATTTTAGAAACATTTGACACGACACCTCAGATGACTGTTGATGTTGAGGAAACAGTTGATGAAAAAGACAAAACAATCAAAAGATTAAGATTGGTAATTCTTGAAAGTATTTTGGTCAGACGAGATACAATCTCAGATTCTAGTCATGGCTCTACGCATACAGAATTACAAATTAAAGATCAGCAACTTGTTGAAGCTGGAGATGTTGTTGCTACAACACAAATTCTGTGCAAGGAGAAGGGTATTGTTCAATTGCCAGAGATGCATGAGGGAGAGCCTATTAGACGACTTATAGTTGAACGTCAAGAAGATACAATTGCTATTAAATCTCATTCCAAACCACTTGTAAAAGTTGGACAACGAGTTATAGATGGTGATTTGCTTTCTAAGGATCAGCCAATTAATTCTTGCGGTGAAATTGAGGCAGTGAAGGATGACAAAGTTACCCTCAGATTAGGAAGACCATATATGGTTTCACCTGATTCTGTCCTTCACGTTAAAAATGGTGATTTAGTTCAGAGAGGAGATGGCTTGGCTTTATTAGTTTTTGAAAGACAGAAAACTGGAGATATTGTGCAGGGATTGCCAAGAATTGAAGAGTTACTTGAGGCACGTAGGCCCAGAGAGTCGGCAATTCTATGCAAAAGGAGGGGAGTTGTAGAAATAAGTCAAGAGACTGATGATGAGACTGTAGTAGTCAAGGTCATTGAAAGCGATGATGCCATTGAGGAATATCCAATTCTTTTTGGAAAGAATGTCATGGTTAGCCATTCTCAAGAAGTTAGTGCAGGTGAACTTCTTACAGATGGTCCAATTAATCCTCATGAATTATTAGAATGTTTCTTTGGAGATCTTCGAGATAGAAAGCCTCTAATGGAGGCAGCTCAAGAGTCAATAGCAAAACTTCAACATCAGTTGGTAACCGAAGTTCAGAATGTTTATAAATCTCAGGGCGTCTCGATTGACGATAAACATATTGAGGTTATTGTGCGACAGATGACTAGTAAAGTTCGCATTGAAGATGCTGGAGACACAACGCTTTTACCCGGGGAGTTGATTGAGATTCGACAAGTAGAAGATACTAATCAAGCAATTTCTATTACTGGTGGAGCACCAGCTGAATTCACACCGGTTCTCTTGGGTATTACCAAAGCATCTTTAAATACAGATAGCTTTATTTCGGCCGCTTCATTCCAAGAAACTACTCGTGTTCTTACTGAAGCAGCCATTGAAGGTAAATCGGATTGGTTGAGGGGATTAAAAGAGAATGTAATTATCGGTAGATTAATTCCTGCAGGAACAGGCTTTAGTGGTTTTGTTGAGGAGCTAAGAGCAGAAGCCGGACCTCATCCAGATATTTTGGCGGAAGATCCAGCAGGTTATAGGCGAATACAAAATCTTCGACCTGACTATACAGTTGAAATGCCTGCATCCCCAGCTGCTGCAAACTTAACATCTGTATTAATGGATGACCCTAGCGATGAGGATTTAGAGGCAACTCGCAGTCGTCATGGGATTGACCCTTCAACTAGTAACTTTGCTGCATTTGTTCGTCCTAGTGGTGATGATCAGTCACCTGAAGATCAAATGCCAGACCCTGCCGCTTTGGAAGGCTTGCAAGAAGAAGGATTACTCTCGGATGAATAA
- a CDS encoding DNA-directed RNA polymerase subunit gamma: MTNSNLRTENHFDYVKITLASPERVMSWGQRTLPNGQVVGEVTKPETINYRTLKPEMDGLFCEKIFGPSKDWECHCGKYKRVRHRGIVCERCGVEVTESRVRRHRMGFINLAAPVSHVWYLKGIPSYVAILLDMPLRDVEQIVYFNCYVVLDEGDYKDLKYKQLLTEDEWLEVEDEIYAEDSTIENEPVVGIGAEALKQLLEDLDLKEVADQLREEISSSKGQKRAKLIKRLRVIDNFIATNARPEWMVLDAIPVIPPDLRPMVQLDGGRFATSDLNDLYRRVINRNNRLARLQEILAPEIIVRNEKRMLQEAVDALVDNGRRGRTVVGANNRALKSLSDIIEGKQGRFRQNLLGKRVDYSGRSVIVVGPKLKMHQCGLPKEMAIELFQPFVIHRLIRQNIVNNIKAAKKLIQRADDEVMQVLQECIEGHPILLNRAPTLHRLGIQAFEPKLVAGRAIQLHPLVCPAFNADFDGDQMAVHVPLAIEAQTEARMLMLASNNILSPATGEPIVTPSQDMVLGSYYLTALQPGASKPTFGDQSKTYAGLEDVIHAFEDKRINLHDWVWVRFNGEVEDDDELSSPIETTTLEDGSKIEQWNFRRDRFDEGGSLISRFILTTVGRVVMNHTIIDAVASA, encoded by the coding sequence ATGACTAACAGCAATTTAAGGACCGAGAATCATTTTGATTATGTCAAAATCACTCTAGCTTCTCCTGAGAGAGTCATGTCTTGGGGGCAACGCACTCTCCCTAATGGACAAGTTGTTGGTGAAGTTACAAAGCCAGAAACTATTAACTACAGAACTCTAAAGCCAGAAATGGATGGCTTGTTCTGTGAGAAGATCTTTGGCCCCTCAAAGGATTGGGAGTGCCATTGTGGAAAATATAAAAGGGTTAGGCATCGTGGGATTGTCTGTGAGAGGTGTGGAGTTGAAGTGACAGAGAGCCGGGTGCGCCGGCATAGGATGGGTTTCATAAACTTGGCTGCCCCTGTATCTCATGTTTGGTACTTAAAAGGGATACCTAGTTATGTTGCTATATTGCTTGACATGCCTCTACGCGATGTTGAGCAGATAGTTTACTTTAATTGCTATGTAGTTTTAGATGAAGGCGATTATAAAGATCTTAAATATAAACAGTTGCTAACTGAAGATGAATGGCTAGAGGTGGAAGATGAGATTTATGCAGAAGACTCTACTATTGAAAATGAACCAGTCGTTGGGATAGGTGCAGAAGCTTTAAAGCAATTATTAGAAGATCTTGATTTGAAAGAGGTTGCTGATCAGCTTAGAGAGGAAATTAGTTCTAGTAAGGGACAAAAAAGAGCAAAGCTTATAAAAAGGCTTAGGGTCATAGATAATTTTATTGCAACTAATGCCCGACCTGAATGGATGGTATTGGACGCAATACCAGTTATTCCACCAGACTTGAGGCCTATGGTCCAATTAGATGGTGGAAGATTTGCTACATCTGATTTAAATGATTTGTATAGAAGAGTGATAAATAGAAATAACCGTTTAGCTAGGTTGCAAGAGATTCTTGCTCCTGAGATTATTGTTAGAAATGAAAAGAGAATGCTACAGGAAGCTGTAGATGCTCTAGTTGATAATGGAAGGAGAGGAAGAACTGTAGTAGGTGCAAATAATCGTGCATTGAAATCCTTGAGTGACATTATTGAGGGGAAACAAGGGCGCTTTAGACAAAACCTTCTTGGTAAGAGAGTGGATTATTCAGGACGCTCAGTCATAGTCGTTGGGCCTAAATTGAAGATGCATCAATGCGGTTTACCTAAGGAGATGGCAATAGAACTTTTTCAACCTTTTGTAATTCATCGATTAATACGTCAGAACATTGTTAATAACATCAAGGCTGCAAAAAAATTGATTCAACGAGCAGATGATGAAGTCATGCAGGTTTTGCAAGAATGTATAGAAGGTCATCCGATTTTATTGAACCGGGCACCAACTTTGCACCGTTTAGGTATTCAAGCTTTTGAACCGAAGCTTGTCGCAGGAAGGGCAATTCAGCTGCACCCCTTGGTTTGTCCAGCATTTAACGCAGACTTTGATGGAGACCAAATGGCAGTTCATGTGCCTTTAGCTATAGAGGCACAAACTGAAGCAAGAATGCTAATGCTTGCCAGTAATAACATCCTTTCTCCTGCTACAGGGGAACCAATTGTTACGCCTTCACAAGATATGGTTCTTGGCTCATATTATCTAACTGCGCTTCAACCTGGTGCTTCAAAGCCGACCTTTGGGGATCAATCTAAAACTTATGCTGGACTTGAAGATGTAATCCATGCTTTTGAAGATAAACGAATTAATCTGCATGATTGGGTATGGGTTAGGTTTAACGGAGAAGTAGAGGATGATGATGAACTTAGTTCCCCTATAGAGACAACAACGCTTGAAGATGGTTCAAAAATAGAACAATGGAATTTTCGACGAGATCGATTCGATGAGGGAGGTTCTTTGATTAGTCGCTTTATTCTTACAACCGTAGGAAGGGTTGTTATGAACCACACTATTATTGATGCTGTGGCCTCAGCTTGA
- the rpoB gene encoding DNA-directed RNA polymerase subunit beta: MSRSAIQVAKTATYLPDLVEVQRSSFKWFLEKGLIEELESFSPITDYTGKLELHFVGSEYRLKRPKHDVEEAKRRDATFASQMYVTCRLVNKETGEIKEQEVFIGELPLMTERGTFIINGAERVIVNQIVRSPGVYFKDEQDKNGRRTYNASVIPNRGAWLKFETDKNDLLHVRVDKTRKINAHVLMRAMGLSDNDVIDKLRHPEYYQKSIAAADDEGISSEDQALLELYKKLRPGEPPSVSGGQQLLQSRFFDPKRYDLGRVGRYKINKKLRLTIPTSVRTLTHEDVLSTLDYLINLELDVGGATLDDIDHLGNRRVRSVGELLQNQVRVGLNRLERIIKERMTVGETDSLTPAQLVNPKPLVAAIKEFFGSSQLSQFMDQTNPLAELTHKRRISALGPGGLTRERAGFAVRDIHPSHYGRLCPIETPEGPNAGLINSLATHARVNSYGFIETPFWKVDEGRVIKEGDPIYLSADLEDECRVAPGDVATDKEGKILADLIPVRYRQDFEKVPPEQVDYVQLSPVQVISVATSLIPFVEHDDANRALMGSNMQRQAVPLLRPERPLVGTGLETQVARDSGMVPISQVNGNVTYVDANSIIVTDEEGGEHIHDLQKYQRSNQDTCLNQRPIVSNGDNVIIGQVLADGSACEGGEIALGQNVLIAYMPWEGYNYEDAILVSERLVKDDLYTSVHIEKYEIEARQTKLGPEEITREIPNIAEDSLGNLDEMGIIRVGAFVESGDILVGKVTPKGESDQPPEEKLLRAIFGEKARDVRDNSLRVPSTEKGRVVDVRIYTREQGDELPPGANMVVRVYVAQRRKIQVGDKMAGRHGNKGIISRILPREDMPYLPDGTPVDIVLNPLGVPSRMNVGQVFELLMGWAASHLNCRVKVVPFDEMYGAEKSYETVQLYLKEAAKQPGKEWVFNPDDPGKLLLRDGRTGEPFDQPVAVGYSHFLKLVHLVDDKIHARSTGPYSLVTQQPLGGKAQQGGQRLGEMEVWALEAYGAAYTLQELLTVKSDDMQGRNEALNAIVKGKPIPRPGTPESFKVLMRELQSLGLDIGVYTEEGKEVDLMQDVNPRRSTPSRPTYESLGSDYQED, translated from the coding sequence ATGAGTAGAAGTGCGATTCAGGTCGCTAAGACCGCTACATACCTGCCCGATTTGGTTGAGGTGCAGCGGTCCAGCTTTAAATGGTTTCTAGAGAAAGGTTTAATCGAGGAGTTGGAGAGCTTCTCCCCGATTACAGATTACACAGGAAAGCTGGAGCTTCATTTTGTTGGGAGTGAATATAGGCTCAAACGTCCAAAGCATGATGTAGAAGAAGCAAAAAGAAGAGATGCAACTTTTGCTTCACAAATGTATGTCACATGTCGATTGGTTAATAAAGAAACAGGAGAAATAAAAGAGCAAGAGGTTTTCATTGGCGAACTGCCCTTAATGACTGAAAGAGGAACTTTTATTATTAATGGAGCAGAAAGAGTTATTGTTAATCAAATTGTAAGAAGTCCTGGGGTATATTTTAAAGATGAGCAAGATAAAAATGGCCGTAGAACATATAATGCAAGTGTTATTCCTAATCGCGGAGCCTGGCTAAAATTTGAAACTGATAAGAATGATCTTCTTCATGTACGTGTAGATAAAACTAGAAAAATAAATGCCCATGTACTTATGAGGGCAATGGGTCTATCAGATAATGATGTAATTGATAAATTGAGACATCCAGAATATTATCAAAAGTCTATAGCTGCTGCAGATGATGAAGGAATTAGTTCCGAAGACCAAGCCCTTTTGGAACTCTATAAGAAATTGAGACCAGGCGAGCCTCCTTCAGTTAGTGGTGGACAGCAATTGCTCCAAAGTAGATTTTTTGATCCTAAACGTTATGACCTGGGCAGAGTTGGAAGGTATAAAATAAATAAAAAACTAAGATTAACTATACCTACTTCAGTAAGAACACTTACACATGAAGATGTTCTTTCTACACTTGATTATTTAATAAATCTTGAACTGGATGTTGGAGGTGCAACTTTAGACGATATAGATCATTTAGGAAATCGCAGAGTAAGGTCAGTTGGTGAATTGCTTCAGAATCAGGTCCGAGTGGGACTTAATCGTTTGGAAAGAATTATTAAAGAAAGAATGACGGTAGGAGAGACTGACTCATTAACACCTGCTCAACTAGTTAATCCGAAGCCTTTAGTTGCTGCAATAAAAGAATTCTTTGGATCTAGTCAACTTAGTCAGTTTATGGATCAAACGAATCCTTTAGCTGAATTGACTCACAAACGAAGAATATCTGCTTTAGGACCTGGTGGCTTGACTCGAGAAAGAGCTGGTTTTGCTGTGAGAGATATTCATCCTTCTCACTATGGTCGATTATGTCCTATTGAAACTCCAGAAGGCCCTAATGCAGGATTAATCAACTCTTTAGCAACTCATGCTCGAGTTAATTCATATGGTTTTATTGAAACACCATTTTGGAAAGTTGATGAAGGCCGAGTAATTAAAGAAGGTGATCCAATTTATCTTTCTGCAGATTTAGAAGATGAATGCAGAGTTGCCCCTGGTGATGTTGCCACAGATAAAGAAGGAAAGATTCTTGCTGATTTGATACCTGTCAGATATCGCCAGGACTTTGAAAAGGTCCCTCCTGAGCAAGTTGATTATGTGCAACTTTCTCCAGTACAAGTCATTTCAGTTGCAACATCCCTTATCCCATTTGTTGAACATGATGATGCAAACAGAGCTTTGATGGGATCGAATATGCAACGACAGGCTGTCCCACTTTTGAGACCTGAGAGGCCATTAGTAGGAACCGGTTTAGAAACACAGGTTGCAAGAGACTCAGGTATGGTTCCTATATCACAAGTAAATGGAAATGTTACTTATGTAGATGCTAATTCCATTATTGTTACTGATGAAGAAGGTGGAGAACATATCCATGATTTACAGAAATACCAAAGGTCAAATCAGGATACTTGTCTTAATCAAAGACCTATAGTTAGCAATGGCGACAATGTAATTATTGGTCAAGTTTTAGCAGATGGGTCTGCATGTGAAGGGGGTGAAATTGCATTAGGTCAAAATGTTTTGATTGCCTATATGCCTTGGGAAGGATATAACTATGAAGATGCAATTTTGGTTAGTGAGAGATTAGTCAAAGATGATCTTTATACATCAGTTCATATTGAAAAATATGAAATTGAGGCCCGGCAAACAAAATTAGGACCTGAAGAGATAACAAGGGAAATACCTAATATTGCTGAGGATAGCTTAGGTAATCTTGATGAGATGGGTATTATTCGAGTAGGAGCTTTTGTAGAAAGTGGAGATATTCTTGTAGGTAAAGTTACACCTAAAGGAGAATCTGATCAGCCGCCTGAGGAAAAACTTTTGCGGGCAATTTTTGGAGAAAAAGCAAGAGATGTCAGAGATAATTCTTTAAGAGTTCCTAGCACCGAAAAAGGTCGTGTTGTTGATGTAAGAATATATACACGTGAGCAAGGGGATGAGCTGCCGCCTGGAGCAAATATGGTTGTCCGAGTTTATGTGGCACAACGTCGAAAGATTCAAGTAGGTGACAAGATGGCTGGTCGCCATGGAAACAAGGGAATTATTAGTCGCATATTGCCAAGGGAAGATATGCCTTATTTGCCTGATGGTACGCCTGTAGATATCGTTCTTAATCCTCTTGGGGTGCCAAGTAGGATGAATGTGGGACAAGTTTTTGAACTCTTAATGGGATGGGCGGCATCTCATTTGAACTGCAGAGTGAAGGTTGTACCTTTCGATGAAATGTACGGAGCAGAGAAATCCTATGAAACTGTTCAACTTTATTTAAAAGAAGCAGCTAAGCAGCCTGGTAAAGAATGGGTCTTTAATCCAGATGATCCAGGGAAACTCTTGCTAAGGGATGGGCGAACGGGTGAGCCTTTTGATCAACCAGTAGCAGTTGGATACTCTCATTTCCTCAAGTTGGTTCATTTAGTAGATGACAAGATTCATGCCCGTTCAACAGGTCCATATTCTTTAGTTACTCAACAGCCACTTGGTGGCAAGGCTCAGCAAGGAGGTCAGAGGTTAGGAGAGATGGAGGTTTGGGCGTTAGAGGCTTATGGTGCTGCATATACGCTGCAAGAACTTCTTACAGTTAAATCCGATGACATGCAAGGTAGAAATGAGGCTCTAAATGCAATAGTGAAAGGCAAACCTATCCCTAGGCCAGGGACTCCTGAGTCATTTAAGGTGTTAATGAGAGAACTTCAATCATTAGGTTTGGATATTGGTGTCTATACAGAAGAAGGTAAAGAAGTTGATTTAATGCAAGATGTCAATCCTCGTAGGAGTACTCCAAGTAGGCCAACTTACGAATCATTAGGTTCAGATTATCAAGAGGATTAA
- a CDS encoding TatD family hydrolase: protein MNSLIDSHCHIVFSTFQDDLEEVASRWRAAGVKSLLHACVEPSEIPAIKALADRFPELRYSVGVHPLDTKHWKGDETIEVLRKSAREDSRVVAIGELGLDLYRDSNLEEQMAVLMPQLDLAFELNLPVIVHCRDAASPMFDLLTDLQDKGRAVSGVMHCWGGTVEEMQRFLDLGFYISFSGTVTFPKAKQIHECALNVPQDRFLIETDCPFLAPIPNRGKRNEPAYVQSVALKIADIRGQDFSDIAESSTLNARVLFGLP from the coding sequence TTGAATTCCCTTATAGATAGTCATTGCCATATTGTTTTCTCTACTTTTCAAGATGATTTAGAGGAGGTTGCTTCTCGGTGGAGAGCAGCAGGAGTAAAAAGTTTGCTTCATGCATGTGTGGAACCATCTGAGATACCTGCTATTAAGGCTTTGGCTGACAGATTCCCAGAGCTTAGGTATTCAGTTGGAGTTCATCCTTTAGATACAAAACATTGGAAGGGAGATGAGACGATAGAAGTTTTGAGAAAGTCTGCGCGTGAAGATTCTCGAGTAGTAGCAATTGGAGAGCTTGGATTGGATTTGTACCGAGATTCGAATTTAGAAGAACAAATGGCTGTACTAATGCCTCAACTAGACTTGGCATTTGAGTTGAATTTACCAGTAATTGTTCATTGCAGAGATGCTGCTTCCCCAATGTTTGATTTGCTTACTGATTTGCAGGATAAGGGTCGAGCGGTTTCAGGTGTTATGCATTGTTGGGGGGGGACAGTGGAAGAGATGCAAAGATTTTTGGATTTAGGTTTTTATATAAGTTTTAGCGGTACAGTTACTTTCCCTAAAGCAAAGCAGATACACGAATGTGCTTTAAATGTTCCACAAGATCGTTTTCTTATAGAAACCGACTGTCCTTTCTTGGCACCAATACCAAATCGAGGGAAGCGAAATGAACCTGCATATGTGCAGTCAGTTGCTCTGAAGATTGCCGATATTAGGGGTCAAGATTTCTCTGATATTGCTGAGAGCAGTACTTTGAATGCGAGAGTATTGTTTGGTTTACCATAA
- the rpsT gene encoding 30S ribosomal protein S20, which produces MANIKSAKKRIEIAERNRIQNRSYKSAMKTLIKRFFAACGAYQAKPNEELKTDVQKSINQVFSKIDKAVKRGVLHRNAGANQKSRLTKAFKKTLEPASK; this is translated from the coding sequence GTGGCAAATATTAAGTCAGCCAAGAAACGAATTGAGATTGCTGAACGCAATCGAATTCAAAACAGGTCCTACAAATCGGCAATGAAAACTCTGATCAAGAGGTTCTTTGCTGCATGTGGTGCTTATCAAGCAAAACCTAATGAAGAGCTTAAAACAGATGTTCAGAAATCTATTAATCAAGTTTTTAGTAAGATCGATAAAGCTGTAAAAAGAGGGGTATTACATAGAAATGCCGGTGCTAATCAGAAATCTAGATTAACTAAAGCTTTTAAAAAGACTTTAGAACCTGCTTCTAAATAA